Proteins encoded in a region of the Streptomyces violaceoruber genome:
- the sufD gene encoding Fe-S cluster assembly protein SufD has protein sequence MAEAQNIPVGSTTAGQIAVAAESTVATRMSAPASFDVADFPVPHGREEEWRFTPLERLRGLHDGTAVATGDGVKVDIEAPEGVVVETVGRDDARIGRAGTPVDRVAAQAYSAFEKAGVITVPKETVLTEPIRIAVHGEGGTAYAHQVVELGAFAEAVVVIDHTGDAVLAANVDYVLGDGAKLTVVSVQDWDDKAVHVGQHNALVGRDATFKSFVVTFGGDLVRLHPRVAYAGPGGEAELFGLYFTDAGQHQEHRLLVDHNVPHCKSNAVYKGALQGDDAHAVWIGDVLIEAAAEGTDTYEMNRNLVLTDGARVDSVPNLEIETGEIVGAGHASATGRFDDEQLFYLMARGIPELDARRLVVHGFFAELVQQIGVADIEERLLAKIAQELEASVA, from the coding sequence ATGGCTGAGGCTCAGAACATCCCCGTGGGGTCCACCACCGCGGGCCAGATCGCGGTGGCCGCCGAGTCGACCGTCGCCACGCGCATGAGCGCGCCCGCGTCCTTCGACGTGGCGGACTTCCCGGTCCCCCACGGCCGCGAGGAGGAATGGCGGTTCACCCCGCTGGAGCGGCTGCGCGGGCTGCACGACGGCACCGCCGTCGCCACCGGCGACGGCGTGAAGGTCGACATCGAGGCGCCCGAGGGCGTCGTCGTCGAGACCGTCGGCCGCGACGACGCGCGCATCGGCAGGGCCGGGACCCCCGTGGACCGGGTCGCCGCCCAGGCCTACTCGGCGTTCGAGAAGGCCGGCGTGATCACCGTCCCCAAGGAGACGGTCCTCACCGAGCCGATCCGCATCGCCGTGCACGGCGAGGGCGGCACCGCCTACGCCCACCAGGTCGTCGAGCTGGGTGCCTTCGCCGAGGCCGTGGTCGTCATCGACCACACCGGCGACGCGGTGCTCGCCGCCAACGTCGACTACGTCCTGGGCGACGGCGCCAAGCTGACGGTCGTCTCCGTCCAGGACTGGGACGACAAGGCGGTCCACGTCGGCCAGCACAACGCCCTGGTCGGCCGCGACGCGACCTTCAAGTCCTTCGTCGTCACCTTCGGCGGCGACCTGGTCCGGCTGCACCCGCGCGTGGCCTACGCCGGACCCGGCGGCGAGGCCGAGCTGTTCGGCCTGTACTTCACCGACGCCGGCCAGCACCAGGAGCACCGCCTCCTGGTCGACCACAACGTCCCGCACTGCAAGTCCAACGCCGTCTACAAGGGCGCGCTCCAGGGCGACGACGCGCACGCGGTGTGGATCGGCGACGTGCTCATCGAGGCCGCGGCCGAGGGCACCGACACCTACGAGATGAACCGCAACCTCGTCCTCACCGACGGCGCGCGGGTCGACTCGGTGCCGAACCTGGAGATCGAGACCGGCGAGATCGTCGGCGCCGGTCACGCCTCCGCCACCGGCCGCTTCGACGACGAGCAGCTCTTCTACCTGATGGCGCGCGGCATCCCCGAGCTGGACGCCCGCCGCCTGGTGGTCCACGGCTTCTTCGCCGAGCTGGTCCAGCAGATCGGCGTCGCGGACATCGAGGAGCGCCTCCTCGCCAAGATCGCGCAAGAGCTGGAGGCGTCGGTCGCATGA
- a CDS encoding non-heme iron oxygenase ferredoxin subunit: MTFVRVCGADELEEDTPKRVELDGTPISVVRTEGELFAIHDICSHANVSLAEGEVDDCHIECWLHGSRFDLRSGKPDSLPATRPVPVYPVKIEGDDVLVSLTQES; the protein is encoded by the coding sequence ATGACCTTCGTACGCGTCTGTGGAGCGGACGAGCTGGAGGAGGACACCCCCAAGCGGGTGGAACTCGACGGCACGCCGATCTCCGTCGTGCGGACCGAGGGCGAGCTGTTCGCCATTCACGACATCTGCTCGCACGCGAACGTCTCGCTGGCCGAGGGCGAGGTCGACGACTGCCACATCGAGTGCTGGCTGCACGGCTCGCGCTTCGACCTCCGCTCCGGCAAGCCCGACAGTCTGCCGGCGACGCGCCCCGTCCCCGTATACCCCGTAAAGATCGAAGGGGACGACGTGCTCGTCTCCCTCACCCAGGAGTCCTGA
- the sufC gene encoding Fe-S cluster assembly ATPase SufC, which produces MATLEIRDLHVTVEADNATKEILKGVDLTVKQGETHAIMGPNGSGKSTLAYSLAGHPKYTITGGTVTLDGEDVLEMSVDERARAGLFLAMQYPVEVPGVSVSNFLRTSATAVRGEAPKLRHWVKEVKEAMERLNMDPAFAERNVNEGFSGGEKKRHEILQLELLKPKVAILDETDSGLDVDALRVVSEGVNRVRETGEVGTLLITHYTRILRYIKPDYVHVFANGRIAESGGAELADKLEAEGYEAYTKGGASE; this is translated from the coding sequence ATGGCAACGCTTGAAATCCGAGACCTGCACGTCACCGTCGAGGCCGACAACGCCACGAAGGAGATCCTCAAGGGCGTCGACCTCACCGTGAAGCAGGGCGAGACGCACGCCATCATGGGCCCCAACGGCTCCGGCAAGTCGACCCTCGCCTACTCCCTCGCGGGTCACCCGAAGTACACGATCACCGGCGGCACCGTCACCCTCGACGGCGAGGACGTCCTGGAGATGTCCGTCGACGAGCGCGCCCGCGCCGGCCTGTTCCTCGCCATGCAGTACCCGGTCGAGGTCCCCGGCGTCTCGGTCTCCAACTTCCTGCGCACCTCCGCCACCGCCGTCCGCGGCGAGGCCCCCAAGCTGCGGCACTGGGTCAAGGAGGTCAAGGAGGCCATGGAGCGCCTCAACATGGACCCCGCCTTCGCCGAGCGCAACGTCAACGAGGGCTTCTCCGGCGGTGAGAAGAAGCGCCACGAGATCCTCCAGCTGGAGCTGCTCAAGCCGAAGGTCGCGATCCTCGACGAGACCGACTCCGGCCTGGACGTCGACGCCCTGCGCGTCGTCTCCGAGGGCGTCAACCGCGTCCGGGAGACCGGCGAGGTCGGCACCCTGCTGATCACGCACTACACGCGCATCCTGCGCTACATCAAGCCCGACTACGTCCACGTCTTCGCCAACGGCCGCATCGCCGAGTCCGGCGGCGCCGAGCTGGCCGACAAGCTGGAGGCCGAGGGCTACGAGGCATACACGAAGGGCGGCGCATCCGAGTGA
- a CDS encoding cysteine desulfurase has translation MTQLPGLLDTEAIRKDFPILDRQVHDGHKLVYLDNAATSQKPRQVLDALSEYYERYNANVHRGVHVLAEEATALYEGARDKVAEFINAPSRDEVIFTKNASESLNLVANMLGWADDPYRVDHETEIVITEMEHHSNIVPWQLLAQRTGAKLRWFGLTDDGRLDLSNIDEVITEKTKVVSFVLVSNILGTQNPVEAIVRRAQEVGALVCIDASQAAPHMPLDVQALQADFVAFTGHKMCGPTGIGVLWGRQELLEDLPPFLGGGEMIETVSMHSSTYAPAPHKFEAGTPPVAQAVGLGAAIDYLNSIGMDKILAHEHALTEYAVKRLLEVPDLRIIGPTTAEERGAAISFTLGDIHPHDVGQVLDEQGIAVRVGHHCARPVCLRYGIPATTRASFYLYSTPAEIDALVDGLEHVRNFFG, from the coding sequence GTGACACAGCTGCCGGGCCTCCTCGACACAGAGGCGATCCGCAAGGACTTCCCCATCCTGGACCGCCAGGTCCACGACGGGCACAAGCTCGTGTACCTGGACAACGCGGCGACCAGCCAGAAGCCGCGGCAGGTGCTGGACGCGCTCAGCGAGTACTACGAGCGCTACAACGCCAACGTCCACCGCGGCGTGCACGTCCTCGCCGAGGAGGCCACGGCGCTGTACGAGGGCGCGCGTGACAAGGTCGCGGAGTTCATCAACGCGCCCTCGCGCGACGAGGTGATCTTCACCAAGAACGCCTCGGAGTCCCTCAACCTGGTCGCGAACATGCTGGGCTGGGCCGACGACCCCTACCGCGTGGACCACGAGACCGAGATCGTCATCACGGAGATGGAGCACCACTCCAACATCGTGCCGTGGCAGCTGCTGGCGCAGCGCACCGGTGCGAAGCTCCGCTGGTTCGGCCTCACGGACGACGGCCGCCTGGACCTGTCCAACATCGACGAGGTCATCACCGAGAAGACGAAGGTCGTCTCCTTCGTGCTGGTCTCCAACATCCTGGGCACCCAGAACCCGGTCGAGGCGATCGTGCGCCGCGCCCAGGAGGTCGGTGCGCTGGTCTGCATCGACGCCTCCCAGGCCGCGCCGCACATGCCGCTGGACGTGCAGGCCCTCCAGGCCGACTTCGTGGCCTTCACCGGCCACAAGATGTGCGGCCCGACCGGCATCGGCGTGCTGTGGGGGCGCCAGGAGCTCCTCGAGGACCTCCCGCCGTTCCTCGGCGGCGGCGAGATGATCGAGACCGTCTCGATGCACTCCTCCACCTACGCCCCGGCCCCGCACAAGTTCGAGGCGGGCACGCCCCCGGTCGCCCAGGCGGTCGGTCTCGGCGCGGCGATCGACTACCTCAACTCGATCGGCATGGACAAGATCCTCGCCCACGAGCACGCGCTGACCGAGTACGCCGTCAAGCGCCTGCTGGAGGTCCCGGACCTGCGCATCATCGGCCCCACCACGGCCGAGGAGCGCGGCGCGGCGATCTCCTTCACGCTGGGGGACATCCACCCGCACGACGTGGGCCAGGTCCTCGACGAGCAGGGCATCGCGGTCCGGGTCGGCCACCACTGCGCCCGCCCCGTCTGCCTGCGTTACGGAATTCCTGCGACCACGCGAGCGTCGTTCTATCTGTACTCCACGCCGGCCGAGATCGACGCACTGGTCGACGGCCTGGAGCACGTACGGAACTTCTTCGGCTGA
- the sufU gene encoding Fe-S cluster assembly sulfur transfer protein SufU, whose amino-acid sequence MKLDSMYQEVILDHYKNPHGRGLRDGDAEVHHVNPTCGDEITLRVKYDGTTISDVSYEGQGCSISQASASVLNDLLVGKDLAQAQRIQETFLELMQSKGRIEPDDAMEEVLEDAVAFAGVSKYPARVKCALLSWMAWKDATAQALDGADAEKETTA is encoded by the coding sequence ATGAAGCTGGACTCCATGTACCAGGAAGTCATCCTGGACCACTACAAGAACCCGCACGGGCGGGGCTTGCGGGATGGCGACGCCGAGGTCCACCACGTCAACCCGACATGCGGCGACGAGATCACGCTCCGCGTGAAGTACGACGGCACGACGATCAGCGACGTCAGCTACGAGGGCCAGGGCTGCTCCATCAGCCAGGCGAGCGCCTCCGTGCTGAACGACCTGCTGGTCGGCAAGGACCTCGCCCAGGCGCAGCGGATCCAGGAGACCTTCCTGGAGCTGATGCAGTCCAAGGGTAGGATCGAGCCCGACGACGCGATGGAGGAGGTCCTGGAGGACGCGGTCGCGTTCGCCGGGGTCTCGAAGTACCCGGCCCGGGTCAAGTGCGCCCTGCTGAGCTGGATGGCCTGGAAGGACGCGACCGCCCAGGCGCTGGACGGCGCCGACGCCGAGAAGGAGACGACGGCATGA
- a CDS encoding metal-sulfur cluster assembly factor — protein sequence MSETLEMKPASEEELREALMDVVDPELGIDVVNLGLIYGIHVDDANIATVDMTLTSAACPLTDVIEDQAKSATDGLVSELRINWVWMPPWGPDKITDDGREQLRALGFNV from the coding sequence ATGAGCGAGACCCTGGAGATGAAGCCGGCCTCGGAGGAGGAGCTCCGCGAGGCCCTGATGGACGTCGTGGACCCCGAGCTGGGCATCGACGTCGTCAACCTCGGCCTGATCTACGGCATCCACGTCGACGACGCGAACATCGCCACCGTCGACATGACCCTGACGTCGGCGGCCTGTCCGCTGACCGACGTGATCGAGGACCAGGCCAAGTCCGCCACGGACGGCCTCGTCAGCGAGCTGCGCATCAACTGGGTCTGGATGCCGCCGTGGGGCCCCGACAAGATCACGGACGACGGCCGCGAGCAGCTGCGCGCGCTGGGGTTCAACGTCTGA
- a CDS encoding DMT family transporter, producing the protein MGYLLLAGAIAAEVAGTTAMKYSEGFSRLVPSLLTALAYVLSFALLAQTLKILAVGTAYAIWAGVGTAAIATIGVAFMGEGMTLTKAAGIALIIIGVVVLNLGGAH; encoded by the coding sequence ATGGGATACCTGCTCCTGGCCGGAGCCATCGCCGCCGAGGTTGCCGGCACCACCGCCATGAAGTACAGCGAGGGCTTCAGCAGGCTCGTGCCGTCTCTGCTGACGGCCCTGGCGTACGTCCTCTCCTTCGCGCTGCTCGCCCAGACCCTGAAGATCCTCGCCGTCGGCACGGCCTACGCCATCTGGGCCGGGGTCGGCACGGCGGCCATCGCCACCATCGGCGTGGCCTTCATGGGTGAGGGGATGACCCTCACCAAGGCCGCCGGCATCGCGCTGATCATCATCGGCGTCGTCGTCCTCAATCTGGGCGGAGCGCACTGA
- a CDS encoding TetR/AcrR family transcriptional regulator, whose protein sequence is MPRRHDPERRQRIIDAAIRVVGQKGIAGLSHRTVAAEADVPLGSTTYHFATLDDLMVAALRQANEGFARVVAAHPALSDPEADLSGELARVLGEWLGGDRTGVELEYELYLAALRRPALRPVAAEWAEGVGALLAARTDPTTARALVAVLDGICLQVLLTDTPYDEEYAREVLTRLIPVPATRDGRGPGSHPPATAG, encoded by the coding sequence ATGCCCCGCCGCCACGACCCGGAGCGCCGCCAGCGCATCATCGACGCGGCGATCCGAGTCGTCGGACAGAAGGGCATCGCCGGCCTCAGCCACCGCACCGTCGCCGCCGAGGCGGACGTGCCGCTCGGCTCCACGACTTACCACTTCGCGACCCTGGACGACCTCATGGTCGCCGCCCTGCGCCAGGCCAACGAGGGTTTCGCCCGCGTCGTCGCGGCGCACCCCGCCCTGTCCGACCCCGAAGCCGACCTGTCCGGCGAACTCGCCCGCGTCCTCGGCGAATGGCTGGGCGGCGACCGCACCGGCGTGGAGCTGGAGTACGAGCTGTACCTCGCCGCCCTGCGCCGCCCCGCGCTGCGCCCGGTCGCCGCCGAGTGGGCCGAGGGCGTGGGCGCCCTGCTCGCCGCCCGCACCGACCCCACCACGGCCCGCGCCCTGGTCGCGGTACTCGACGGCATCTGCCTCCAGGTCCTGCTGACGGACACGCCGTACGACGAGGAGTACGCCCGCGAGGTGCTGACCCGCCTGATCCCCGTGCCCGCCACCCGAGACGGCCGCGGGCCCGGCTCGCATCCACCGGCGACGGCCGGTTAG
- the dapD gene encoding 2,3,4,5-tetrahydropyridine-2,6-dicarboxylate N-succinyltransferase: MTDTTAPRTSGAVAAGLATIAADGTVLDTWFPAPELSDEPGPSGTERLTAEQAAELLGGGATAAVGPDARRGVEVVAVRTVISSLDEKPVDTHDVYLRLHLLSHRLVKPHGQSLDGIFAHLANVAWTSLGPVAVDDIEKVRLNARAEGLHLQVTSIDKFPRMTDYVAPKGVRIADADRVRLGAHLSAGTTVMHEGFVNFNAGTLGTSMVEGRISAGVVVGDGSDIGGGASTMGTLSGGGNVRIVIGERCLVGAEAGVGIALGDECVVEAGLYVTAGTRVTMPDGQVVKARELSGASNILFRRNSVTGTVEARPNNAVWGGLNEILHSHN; the protein is encoded by the coding sequence ATGACCGACACGACTGCTCCCCGCACCAGCGGCGCCGTGGCCGCTGGCCTCGCCACGATCGCCGCCGACGGCACCGTTCTCGACACCTGGTTCCCGGCCCCCGAACTGTCCGACGAGCCCGGCCCCTCCGGCACCGAGCGCCTCACCGCCGAACAGGCCGCCGAACTCCTGGGCGGCGGCGCCACCGCCGCGGTCGGTCCCGACGCCCGCCGCGGCGTCGAGGTGGTCGCGGTCCGCACGGTCATCTCCTCGCTGGACGAGAAGCCGGTCGACACCCACGACGTCTACCTGCGCCTGCACCTGCTCTCCCACCGCCTGGTCAAGCCGCACGGCCAGAGCCTGGACGGCATCTTCGCCCACCTCGCCAACGTCGCCTGGACCTCGCTCGGCCCGGTCGCCGTCGACGACATCGAGAAGGTCCGGCTCAACGCCCGCGCCGAGGGCCTGCACCTCCAGGTCACCTCGATCGACAAGTTCCCCCGCATGACGGACTACGTCGCCCCCAAGGGCGTCCGCATCGCCGACGCCGACCGGGTGCGGCTCGGCGCGCACCTCTCCGCGGGCACCACGGTCATGCACGAGGGCTTCGTCAACTTCAACGCCGGCACGCTGGGCACCTCGATGGTCGAGGGCCGCATCTCCGCGGGCGTCGTCGTCGGCGACGGCTCCGACATCGGCGGCGGCGCCTCCACCATGGGCACCCTCTCCGGCGGCGGCAACGTCCGGATCGTCATCGGGGAGCGCTGCCTGGTCGGCGCCGAGGCGGGCGTCGGCATCGCCCTGGGCGACGAGTGCGTGGTCGAGGCCGGCCTCTACGTCACCGCGGGCACCCGCGTCACGATGCCCGACGGCCAGGTCGTCAAGGCCCGCGAACTCTCCGGCGCCTCCAACATCCTCTTCCGCCGCAACTCGGTCACCGGCACGGTCGAGGCCCGCCCGAACAACGCGGTGTGGGGCGGCCTGAACGAGATCCTGCACAGCCACAACTGA
- a CDS encoding DNA alkylation repair protein produces the protein MPEKTPDKTPTGPTLAEVMAELAGLEDPRIRAVNEKHGDDHGVHLTKLRALAKRLKTQPELARTLWATDDTAARLLALLVCRPKSYGRDELDTMLRQARTPKVHDWLVNYVVKKNPHAEELRVAWTADPDPVVASAGWALTTERVTRNPAGLDLPALLDTVESEMSGAPDRLQWAMNHCLAQIGIDHPEHRARALTIGERLGVLKDYPTPPGCTSPYAPAWITEIVRRQQEHATAKSSPTDT, from the coding sequence ATGCCGGAGAAGACACCGGACAAGACGCCGACCGGGCCGACACTGGCCGAGGTGATGGCCGAGCTGGCCGGGCTCGAGGACCCGCGGATCCGAGCCGTGAACGAGAAGCACGGCGACGACCACGGCGTGCATCTCACCAAGCTGCGCGCGCTCGCGAAGCGCCTGAAGACACAGCCCGAACTCGCACGCACCCTCTGGGCCACGGACGACACCGCCGCACGCCTGCTGGCCCTCCTGGTCTGCCGCCCGAAGTCCTACGGCCGCGACGAACTGGACACCATGCTGCGCCAGGCCCGCACCCCCAAGGTGCACGACTGGCTCGTGAACTACGTGGTGAAGAAGAACCCGCACGCCGAGGAACTGCGTGTGGCCTGGACCGCCGACCCGGACCCGGTGGTCGCGAGCGCCGGCTGGGCGCTGACCACGGAACGCGTGACGAGGAACCCGGCGGGTCTCGACCTCCCGGCCCTGCTGGACACCGTCGAGTCGGAGATGAGCGGCGCCCCGGACCGCCTCCAGTGGGCGATGAACCACTGCCTGGCCCAGATCGGCATCGACCACCCCGAACACCGCGCCCGTGCCCTCACCATCGGCGAGCGCCTCGGCGTCCTCAAGGACTACCCCACTCCCCCGGGCTGCACCTCCCCGTACGCCCCCGCCTGGATCACGGAGATCGTGCGCCGCCAACAGGAGCACGCCACCGCGAAATCCTCCCCCACAGACACCTGA
- a CDS encoding membrane protein produces MTPENTPETPNERVRAAARRLLAGAGAAVLVCCGSVWAAGAAHADETTTGSHNGPRVGLLNVHVGQIDDPAEDVLEHTLLFGDGYAWD; encoded by the coding sequence ATGACGCCTGAGAACACGCCCGAGACGCCGAACGAGCGGGTGAGGGCCGCGGCGCGCCGCCTGCTGGCCGGGGCGGGGGCCGCGGTGCTGGTGTGCTGCGGGTCGGTGTGGGCCGCGGGCGCCGCGCACGCCGACGAGACGACGACCGGTTCGCACAACGGCCCCCGGGTGGGGCTCCTCAACGTCCACGTCGGGCAGATCGACGACCCGGCGGAGGACGTACTGGAGCACACCCTGCTGTTCGGCGACGGCTACGCCTGGGACTGA
- the dapA gene encoding 4-hydroxy-tetrahydrodipicolinate synthase, producing MTTDDDSAPFGRSLCAMVTPFTGSGALDLDGAQRLADRLVARGCDGLVLSGTTGESPTTTDAEKAALVTAVREAVGDRAALVAGVGTADTRHTVELALAAEKAGADGLLVVAPYYSRPPQDALEAHFREVADASGLPVMLYDIPGRTGTRIEPDTVVRLAAHPRIVAVKDCAYDLLGTQKVLSRTGLAYYAGCDEQILPLYAIGAAGYVSTVANVVPELFRAVLDAFDAGDTGRAALLQRRAVPLVESMMAAGLPGTVTAKALLGALGLPAGPVRAPLRSADRETTAGLLAAYGELTADAGQSQA from the coding sequence ATGACGACAGACGACGACTCCGCCCCCTTCGGCCGCAGCCTGTGCGCCATGGTCACGCCCTTCACCGGCTCCGGCGCTCTCGACCTCGACGGTGCCCAGCGGCTCGCCGACCGGCTGGTCGCGCGGGGCTGTGACGGCCTGGTGCTGTCCGGCACCACGGGCGAGTCGCCGACCACCACGGACGCCGAGAAGGCGGCCCTGGTGACGGCGGTCAGGGAGGCGGTCGGGGACCGCGCGGCACTCGTCGCCGGGGTCGGCACCGCGGACACCCGGCACACCGTGGAACTGGCCCTGGCGGCCGAGAAGGCCGGCGCGGACGGACTGCTGGTGGTCGCGCCGTACTACAGCAGGCCGCCGCAGGACGCCCTGGAGGCGCACTTCCGCGAGGTCGCCGACGCGAGCGGCCTGCCCGTGATGCTGTACGACATCCCGGGCCGCACCGGCACCCGTATCGAACCCGACACCGTCGTCCGGCTCGCCGCGCACCCGCGCATCGTCGCCGTCAAGGACTGCGCCTACGACCTCCTCGGCACCCAGAAGGTGCTCTCCCGCACCGGTCTGGCCTACTACGCGGGCTGCGACGAACAGATCCTCCCCCTCTACGCGATCGGAGCGGCGGGGTACGTCAGCACCGTCGCCAACGTCGTGCCGGAGCTGTTCCGGGCCGTCCTCGACGCCTTCGACGCGGGCGACACCGGCCGGGCCGCGCTGCTCCAGCGGCGGGCGGTCCCGCTCGTCGAGTCGATGATGGCGGCCGGTCTGCCCGGCACGGTCACCGCCAAGGCCCTCCTCGGCGCGCTGGGCCTGCCGGCGGGCCCGGTCCGCGCACCGCTGCGGTCCGCGGACCGGGAGACCACCGCCGGTCTGCTGGCGGCCTACGGAGAACTGACCGCCGACGCCGGTCAGTCCCAGGCGTAG
- a CDS encoding phage holin family protein encodes MTGTMHTRPVRDEQHSVGELVGQATEQLSRLVRQEVALAKMELAEKGKRAGRGGGMLGAAGAIAYVGLFALAGTATAALSLVLPVWAAALIVTAALFVIAGVLAMAGRAQLRRAVPPKPEETLGSVRADVDQIRERAHR; translated from the coding sequence GTGACCGGAACCATGCACACCAGGCCGGTGCGCGACGAGCAGCACTCCGTGGGCGAACTCGTCGGGCAGGCCACCGAACAGCTCTCCCGGCTCGTGCGCCAGGAAGTGGCCCTCGCCAAGATGGAACTGGCCGAGAAGGGCAAGCGCGCCGGGCGCGGCGGCGGAATGCTCGGTGCCGCGGGCGCCATCGCCTACGTGGGCCTGTTCGCCCTGGCCGGCACGGCCACCGCCGCGCTCTCGCTGGTACTGCCCGTCTGGGCCGCGGCGCTCATCGTGACGGCGGCGCTCTTCGTGATCGCCGGCGTCCTGGCCATGGCCGGTCGCGCCCAGCTCCGCCGGGCCGTGCCACCCAAGCCCGAGGAGACCCTCGGCAGCGTCAGGGCCGACGTGGACCAGATCAGGGAAAGGGCACATCGATGA
- a CDS encoding DUF3618 domain-containing protein — translation MTDATSRDGSRSGSTEQPVGGAKGPDELRRQIEQTRGQLGDTVEELAGKADVKGRAKARAADLKDKAGAMSVQLRSSAAHAGHTVHDKAGRAGHAAHAKAGRAKSAAEPHARPGRARGAVRAGLGHPRVVLAAGAAAGVVVAASLVRRRQHGHC, via the coding sequence ATGACCGACGCGACGAGCCGGGACGGTTCGAGGAGCGGCTCCACCGAGCAGCCGGTCGGCGGGGCCAAGGGCCCCGACGAGCTGCGGAGGCAGATCGAACAGACCCGCGGCCAGCTCGGCGACACCGTGGAGGAGCTGGCGGGCAAGGCCGACGTGAAGGGCCGCGCCAAGGCCCGGGCCGCCGACCTGAAGGACAAGGCGGGCGCGATGAGCGTCCAGTTGCGCAGTTCCGCCGCGCACGCCGGGCACACCGTGCACGACAAGGCGGGCCGGGCCGGGCACGCCGCGCACGCCAAGGCGGGCCGGGCCAAGAGTGCCGCGGAGCCGCACGCGCGGCCCGGGCGGGCGCGCGGTGCGGTGCGGGCGGGGCTCGGGCACCCGCGGGTCGTGCTGGCCGCCGGGGCCGCGGCGGGCGTGGTGGTCGCGGCGAGCCTCGTGCGGCGCCGGCAGCACGGGCACTGCTGA
- a CDS encoding antibiotic biosynthesis monooxygenase, translating into MTRRTDTHPDLARPDASAPFFSTWRVGTPERQRQTVDAIARTWESRPWPAEDLRGYHVYTGHDGSTLLHHSQWASEQAYEAFVKTHRQERVDEIDTAVPGIERLGLGRYRRYRSTAREDRAAVVPGCIVIVDIEFEGPDPDRQRAWVDAVFEALESEPHPHPGGISAHFHLSTDGTRVLNYAEWESAQAHLDALAAPGDGVGSTTPQWERVQNWPGLTGGGRVSRYDHALGLVPR; encoded by the coding sequence ATGACCCGCCGCACCGACACCCACCCCGACCTGGCCCGCCCCGACGCCTCGGCACCCTTCTTCAGCACCTGGCGGGTCGGCACCCCCGAGCGGCAGCGGCAGACCGTCGACGCCATCGCCCGTACCTGGGAGAGCCGGCCCTGGCCCGCCGAAGACCTGCGCGGTTACCACGTCTACACCGGGCACGACGGCAGCACGCTGCTGCACCACTCCCAGTGGGCGAGCGAGCAGGCGTACGAAGCCTTCGTCAAGACCCACCGGCAGGAGCGCGTCGACGAGATCGACACCGCCGTGCCGGGCATCGAACGGCTGGGGCTCGGCAGGTACCGGCGCTACCGCAGTACGGCCCGCGAGGACCGGGCGGCCGTCGTGCCCGGCTGCATCGTGATCGTCGACATCGAGTTCGAGGGGCCCGACCCCGACCGGCAGCGCGCCTGGGTCGACGCGGTCTTCGAGGCCCTGGAGAGCGAGCCGCACCCGCACCCCGGCGGCATCTCCGCCCACTTCCACCTCAGCACCGACGGCACGCGCGTGCTCAACTACGCCGAGTGGGAGAGCGCGCAGGCCCACCTCGACGCCCTGGCCGCACCCGGCGACGGTGTCGGCTCGACGACACCCCAGTGGGAGCGGGTGCAGAACTGGCCGGGCCTGACCGGGGGCGGCCGGGTCAGCCGCTACGATCACGCGCTGGGCCTGGTGCCCCGCTGA